Proteins encoded by one window of Esox lucius isolate fEsoLuc1 chromosome 4, fEsoLuc1.pri, whole genome shotgun sequence:
- the LOC105028281 gene encoding uncharacterized protein LOC105028281 isoform X1, whose product MMSLIDLNDDQRWVPTHVNVTVLRARGLRTKGKHGSRYVYTIIQVGKEKYTTGLVEKATVPEWNEECCFELLPGILEAGGRSAYPPGSGDLVLTVMHRVLIGLDVFLGQAVVLLDKIFQDGMCPRDEWLKLNSKAGRKEKERGELQVTVQFTRNNMTASMFDLTMKDKPRSAFGKLKDRVTGRKRGDVESSSAIVPGRFAALSGSLGQPFGEQDGGLEDTGDADIVEEKRNKMKDFFLGKGKLRRSSDTRSCSSLASESSLSSMASESPCPPPLGLGLLADPPSSPIYSSKVKVDTDNRETDLAKKVLTTTQSSPKILTHKRAFSDEASKIITTAVPRPSPAVESLKCQGMTVSQSSLCINGSHVYGSEPIGPKGSSTLPSKFVLLEKCSPLSRSLQNLTKRNEDKVTVDEGQRWSLDKVKKEEKDEKKAEPPVSKIQSARVGDRPVQATAPILSSFTTVDSADKGKKFRKTLFSGGRSDSLHAKSELSQGSPPSEGKLRGWFGSTDTQNKPRLRVSPKVESDSDTPPPLPPRSPITPQCLSPSAGCASPDSGHPTKPFKPSSSPIPKPISPSNPFLPRMLSNPFFEDLIADQAMIRSSPPFASGTALPSTALPPVPSPTNDTNVTRKTSDLGRERPRPVARQASLPALLSKAATASPPNPFNSQFISESRGREWDESFEAFASSRLNSPKGSPTDHPSKVTPREAQVRCSPPYECYTIPPIEEMRMGEEEPPPLPPRRPIIRNVLNERSSDSWLHRGQELAVQKEACLLSQTGTASLQHTREWGHKRLTPSPHLYLSPNKDVVSFDMSDFHTELSHHYANMCPDSPSPFKSSEEELQKFVYGSLRDEDDSCKTKFIEQDLWLKATEKHKMQIANDSIQLLDSDDMTHTTSHTVRKDGIVKNTLEHKDISLPIMLLGSEMSVADLLNMSSPKDSLKTQGIFSSSPDPTSDSVYPDKPPKSINNQYELAPLTLQDLNKNVTNSDFSFIDSASDASPSPSETVTVPTLRGLGDVLPQPPQESPLVIYHEQSEDLQTSQKLSIVELNSAPIVHDPELSLICPESSQEGGCELKTSCGESASNTKNNEMFTPDSLNIELESKDITRETVNLKDTQSLLVGNGYLTKSKIKISMVDPACHNRMSSAFPQLGMHQGIVSNTLVSLPLNIQTKPFNESSPTGASSPRSLKELIHKHKSNGGDKSSGKGLSENPINQLCSGQIISESADESFSYKLDESPFSSPLSPDRETTLKAAKLFVSSQIMTTNSSTQPIPEEHCLAGFSPSKHAGMIRFEDRTKVSPNVRSPLSARLRPCVSMHASNPSSATHSLVTDTNVLAKLNRTPGPNSIPHSSTLRPSTGASATLAVAPYTSSSFASSSSSSTTPQPLVDAQHTLLPEETQPASSLPRQESSPHPVKPLTTTASQGEKKEGRSVLEKLKSSIHPGRTAQQTLAEAEAETQKKIEEALAESSAQYEQLTNMELISLLLQQEMDMEEQQAASNQQSALLEKHEAELKKVKAQVRDLEDYIDKLLVQIMEQTPTLLQVRSRHK is encoded by the exons ATGATGTCACTTATAGACTTGAATGATGACCAGAGATGGGTGCCAACGCATGTAAATGTAACGGTCCTTCGTGCAAGGGGATTACGGACAAAGGGCAAGCACGGGAGCCGTTATGTTTACACCATCATTCAGGTTGGGAAGGAAAAGTACACCACCGGTTTGGTCGAGAAAGCGACTGTGCCGGAGTGGAATGAGGAATGCTGTTTCGAACTTCTTCCTGGAATATTGGAGGCTGGAGGTCGCAGTGCTTATCCGCCGGGGAGCGGTGATCTGGTCCTTACGGTAATGCACCGGGTGCTTATCGGGCTTGATGTGTTTCTTGGTCAAGCCGTCGTCCTCCTGGATAAAATCTTTCAAGATGGAATGTGCCCTAGAGATGA ATGGCTCAAACTGAACTCTAAGGCAGGCCGGAAGGAGAAGGAGCGTGGCGAGTTGCAGGTAACTGTCCAGTTTACCCGCAACAACATGACAGCCAGCATGTTTGACCTCACCATGAAGGACAAGCCCCGCTCTGCCTTTGGCAAGCTCAAGGACCGTGTAACAGGCAGGAAGAGGGGTGATGTGGAGTCTTCTTCAGCCATTGTGCCCGGCCGCTTTGCTGCTTTGTCGGGTTCCCTGGGGCAGCCATTCGGTGAGCAGGATGGAGGGTTGGAGGACACCGGGGACGCAGACATAGTCGAGGAGAAGAGGAACAAGATGAAGGATTTCTTTCTGGGGAAGGGAAAGTTGCGGAGGTCATCAGACACAAGGTCATGCTCTTCACTGGCCTCCGAGAGCAGCTTGTCTTCCATGGCCAGTGAGAGCCCCTGCCCCCCTCCTCTAGGCCTTGGTCTACTGGCAGACCCCCCTAGCTCCCCCATCTACAGCAGCAAGGTCAAAGTGGACActgacaacagagagacagacctaGCTAAAAAAG TGCTCACCACCACACAGTCTTCCCCAAAGATACTGACTCACAAGCGGGCCTTCAGCGACGAAGCAAGTAAAATTATCACTACTGCTGTTCCCCGGCCATCTCCTGCTGTGGAGTCCCTCAAGTGTCAGGGTATGACTGTCTCCCAATCCTCTCTGTGCATCAATGGAAGCCATGTCTACGGATCTGAGCCGATCGGTCCTAAGGGCTCATCTACCCTACCATCTAAGTTTGTCCTTCTTGAGAAGTGCTCTCCACTCTCTCGCTCGTTGCAGAACCTGACAAAGCGGAATGAGGACAAGGTTACTGTTGACGAGGGCCAGCGCTGGTCTTTAGACAAGGTTAAGAAAGAAGAGAAGGATGAGAAGAAAGCCGAACCTCCTGTCTCCAAAATTCAAAGCGCTCGAGTTGGGGATCGGCCGGTTCAGGCAACTGCCCCGATTCTATCTTCCTTTACTACAGTGGACTCAGCAGATAAAGGGAAGAAGTTTAGAAAGACATTATTCTCTGGAGGGAGAAGTGATTCTCTGCATGCTAAATCAGAGTTAAGCCAAGGTTCTCCACCCTCTGAGGGGAAACTGCGAGGCTGGTTTGGCTCCACTGACACCCAGAACAAGCCCAG GCTGCGAGTTTCTCCTAAGGTAGAAAGCGACTCAGacacccctcctcccctcccccctcgcTCACCTATCACCCCCCAGTGCTTGTCTCCCTCTGCTGGCTGTGCCTCACCCGACAGTGGCCATCCCACTAAACCCTTCAAACCCTCTTCCTCTCCGATCCCCAaacccatctctccctccaaccCCTTCCTCCCACGTATGCTGTCCAACCCCTTCTTTGAAGACCTCATTGCCGATCAGGCCATGATCAGGAGTTCTCCACCTTTTGCTTCTGGCACAGCTTTGCCTTCCACAGCTTTGCCTCCTGTCCCTAGTCCCACTAATGATACAAATGTGACAAGGAAAACTTCGGACTTGGGGCGAGAGCGCCCCAGGCCTGTAGCTAGGCAGGCATCGCTTCCTGCTTTACTTTCGAAAGCGGCTACGGCTAGCCCCCCTAATCCATTCAACTCTCAATTTATATCAGAAAGCAGGGGACGAGAATGGGATGAGTCCTTCGAAGCTTTTGCCTCCAGCAGACTAAACTCGCCAAAGGGTTCTCCTACTGATCACCCTTCAAAGGTGACACCAAGGGAAGCTCAAGTAAGATGCAGTCCTCCATATGAATGTTATACTATTCCACCTATTGAGGAGATGAGGATGGGTGAAGAAGAACCTCCACCGCTGCCTCCACGGAGGCCCATAATAAGGAATGTGCTGAACGAGAGATCTTCTGACAGCTGGTTGCACAGGGGTCAGGAGCTAGCTGTACAGAAAGAGGCATGTCTTCTGTCACAAACTGGCACAGCTTCCCTACAGCACACAAGAGAATGGGGGCACAAAAGACTCACACCAAGTCCACACTTGTACCTGAGCCCAAACAAAGACGTTGTCAGCTTTGACATGTCAGACTTTCATACTGAACTCTCACACCATTATGCCAACATGTGTCCAGACTCTCCTTCTCCATTTAAGTCTTCTGAAGAAGAGCTCCAGAAGTTTGTCTATGGATCCTTGCGAGATGAAGATGATAGTTGCAAAACAAAATTTATTGAGCAGGACTTGTGGCTGAAAGCAACTGAAAAGCATAAAATGCAGATTGCAAATGATTCAATACAATTGTTGGACTCAGACGATATGACACACACAACCAGTCACACTGTTAGAAAAGATGGCATTGTAAAGAATACTCTCGAACACAAAGACATATCTCTACCAATAATGCTTCTTGGTAGTGAAATGTCTGTTGCTGATCTATTGAATATGTCTTCTCCAAAAGACTCTCTTAAAACACAAGGCATATTTTCCTCTTCACCCGACCCCACATCTGACTCAGTTTACCCAGATAAGCCCCCAAAGTCCATAAACAACCAATATGAATTGGCTCCACTAACCTTAcaagatttaaataaaaatgtaactaaCTCAGATTTTAGTTTTATTGACTCAGCTTCTGATgcttctccatctccatctgaAACTGTGACAGTGCCTACCCTTAGAGGTTTAGGTGATGTTTTACCCCAACCTCCACAAGAATCTCCTTTGGTTATATATCATGAACAGTCAGAGGATCTGCAAACTTCTCAGAAGCTTAGTATCGTAGAACTCAACTCTGCCCCAATAGTGCATGATCCGGAATTGTCCCTGATTTGTCCAGAAAGTAGTCAAGAGGGAGGTTGTGAATTGAAAACATCCTGCGGAGAGTCTGCAAGCAATACAAAGAACAATGAAATGTTTACACCTGACAGTCTTAACATAGAGCTTGAATCTAAAGACATCACCAGAGAGACTGTAAACTTAAAAGACACACAATCTCTGCTGGTTGGAAATGGTTACCTTACAAAATCAAAGATAAAGATCTCAATGGTAGATCCTGCGTGTCATAACAGAATGTCTTCAGCTTTTCCTCAATTGGGAATGCATCAAGGCATTGTAAGCAATACATTAGTGAGTCTGCCACTGAACATACAAACCAAGCCTTTCAATGAGTCTTCACCAACGGGTGCCAGTTCACCTCGAAGTCTAAAAGAAttgatacacaaacacaaaagcaatGGGGGTGATAAAAGCTCTGGCAAAGGATTAAGTGAGAACCCTATTAACCAACTGTGTTCTGGGCAAATAATCTCAGAGAGTGCGGATGAATCATTCTCATATAAACTGGATGAATCTCCCTTTTCTTCACCTTTATCTCCAGATAGAGAGACAACGCTGAAGGCAGCCAAATTATTTGTTTCCTCACAAATAATGACCACAAACAGTTCTACTCAGCCTATTCCAGAAGAACACTGCTTAGCTGGATTTTCCCCATCCAAACATGCAGGGATGATTAGATTTGAAGACCGTACCAAAGTATCCCCGAATGTGAGAAGCCCTTTGAGTGCCAGGTTAAGGCCTTGTGTATCGATGCATGCTTCCAACCCCTCCTCTGCCACCCACTCCCTGGTGACTGACACTAATGTTCTGGCTAAGCTAAACCGGACTCCCGGCCCAAATTCCATACCTCACTCATCAACCCTGAGGCCAAGTACCGGAGCCAGCGCCACTTTAGCTGTGGCCCCCTACACCTCTTCCTCCTttgcctcctcctcttcctcctccactaCTCCCCAGCCCTTGGTCGATGCACAGCACACACTTTTGCCTGAGGAGACACAGCCAGCTAGCAGCCTGCCCCGACAGGAGAGCAG CCCCCACCCAGTGAAGCCTCTGACCACCACAGCCAGTcagggagaaaagaaagagggtCGATCCGTTTTGGAGAAACTTAAGTCTTCCATCCACCCAGGCCGTACCGCTCAGCAGACACTGGCTGAGGCAGAAGCTGAGACTCAGAAGAAGATTGAG